From Pyrenophora tritici-repentis strain M4 chromosome 1, whole genome shotgun sequence, the proteins below share one genomic window:
- a CDS encoding binuclear zinc transcription factor: MPSPDSESPDETFFNDLSQQPPESNTTNAQEIQQDSASRAKRIACVLCRKRKLRCDGARPTCSTCKRLSHDCAYDEVRKRSGPKRGYVKLLEQRLEQVETLLKSQDAADSTKDTTRANAASAYVASTLNNATPSPGEIPIPTGNSQTGARRPSGLGADPFRNAGANGSNAKPENSWEMIGLGLEEPLPPQEVMDDLYHIYFTKIHLTMPIIHRPRFLAALNLAPHMRPPVCLRYIMWTLAASVTDKYDELQEHFYQRSRKYAQMDEMRGHGETTMNLAHCQTWILTGTYEFKQMYFPRAWLSVGRAVRFAQMFQLHRLDGFSLDVKQCLPPPKDWTEREERRRTFWMAFCIDRYASIGTGWPMTIDERDIKTNLPASEEAFEKSKEMSTGSLDQVLDHNGEADLQSLGGTVFTAAMFGRNLLHLHRPAPDDNDGDINGGYWNRHRHIEQILLQTSLGLPDHLRLPYGLTDPNVVFANMCIHTSAICLHQAAIFKADKHHLPASVGNESKIRCLTAAAEIASIMRMISHMDLGAMNPFISFCVYVAARVFAQYLKTRPNDQQIKSSLRFLLQAMQALRRKNPLTESFLAQLDVDLETAGIQGLQQKQYLSPKDQLSQVPASIQDMTESIGCHFQGPGQMLASYEASTDQQEKPNATACTNTFGNSNPRTQPPLTSTQYASTAPGPPYHVHNINSINMSVQNTAYLSAQVPPNTVFGRTESQDFMSPQVAFRDRSDIDFSGGTDHTSSATLSSKSRGSSTSQSPYSPGQPYEHNVPYRASPKLAYSVSASGAATGFAGFASTNEALIVNNSNPLGNMDNNAYDDSFMMGNEWDYTGLNVGTGLTPMVDTSWDAALESVTMGWESVGPSQDEQAQASVVR; the protein is encoded by the exons ATGCCTTCCCCCGACAGTGAGTCTCCAGACGAGACTTTCTTCAACGACCTATCTCAACAGCCACCGGAATCCAACACCACAAACGCCCAAGAGATACAGCAGGATAGCGCAAGCAGGGCAAAGAGGATTGCTTGTGTGTTGTGTAGAAAGAGAAAACTGCGATGCGACGGCGCCCGACCAACATGTTCGACGTGTAAACGGCTGTCCCACGATTGTGCCTATGACGAAGTCAGGAAGAGAAGTGGTCCTAAGCGTGGCTACGTCAAATTACTCGAACAACGGCTAG AACAAGTTGAGACGCTGCTCAAAAGCCAGGATGCCGCCGATTCCACCAAAGACACAACGCGCGCGAACGCTGCCTCCGCATACGTCGCGAGTACCCTCAACAATGCCACACCAAGTCCTGGAGAAATTCCCATCCCGACCGGAAATTCCCAGACAGGAGCCCGTAGGCCAAGTGGCCTTGGTGCGGACCCGTTCCGTAATGCTGGAGCGAACGGAAGCAACGCAAAGCCAGAAAACTCATGGGAGATGATTGGGCTCGGTTTGGAGGAGCCTCTGCCGCCTCAAGAAGTCATGGATGATTT ATATCACATTTACTTCACCAAAATCCACCTCACCATGCCCATCATACATAGACCACGTTTCCTCGCCGCTTTAAATCTGGCCCCTCATATGCGACCGCCAGTGTGCTTACGATACATCATGTGGACACTCGCCGCTTCCGTCACGGACAAGTATGACGAGTTACAGGAGCATTTCTACCAGCGCTCGAGGAAGTACGCACAAATGGACGAGATGCGAGGTCATGGAGAAACCACCATGAACCTTGCCCATTGCCAAACATGGATCTTGACAGGCACGTACGAGTTCAAGCAAATGTACTTTCCAAGGGCATGGCTATCTGTTGGTAGGGCTGTACGATTCGCTCAGATGTTCCAGCTTCATCGCCTGGACGGGTTCAGTCTAGATGTGAAGCAATGTCTACCTCCACCGAAAGACTGGACAGAGCGGGAAGAGCGTCGGAGAACATTCTGGATGGCTTTTTGCATAGACCGATATGCTAGTATCGGCACAGGCTGGCCGATGACTATTGATGAACGAGAC ATTAAGACGAATTTACCAGCAAGTGAGGAAGCATTTGAGAAGAGCAAAGAGATGTCAACAGGATCACTGGACCAGGTTTTGGACCACAATGGCGAGGCAGACCTTCAATCCTTGGGCGGTACCGTCTTCACAGCGGCCATGTTTGGTCGCAATCTACTTCATTTACATCGACCCGCGCCTGATGATAACGATGGTGACATCAACGGTGGATACTGGAATCGACATCGCCATATTGAGCAGATACTTCTCCAAACATCACTAGGTCTACCTGATCACCTACGGCTGCCCTACGGCCTCACAGATCCCAACGTTGTCTTCGCAAACATGTGCATTCATACTTCGGCAATATGTCTTCATCAAGCAGCCATCTTCAAGGCCGACAAGCATCATTTACCAGCCAGCGTTGGCAACGAAAGCAAGATCCGGTGTCTGACCGCAGCGGCCGAGATAGCATCGATAATGCGAATGATTAGTCACATGGATCTGGGCGCA ATGAATCCTTTCATTTCCTTCTGCGTGTACGTGGCAGCGCGAGTATTCGCCCAATATCTCAAGACACGACCCAACGATCAACAAATCAAATCTTCGTTACGGTTTCTCTTACAAGCTATGCAGGCCCTTCGCCGAAAGAATCCACTTACCGAGTCGTTCCTAGCGCAGTTGGACGTCGACCTAGAGACAGCCGGCATCCAGGGCCTGCAGCAGAAGCAGTACCTGTCGCCCAAGGACCAACTGAGCCAAGTTCCGGCATCAATTCAAGATATGACTGAGAGTATTGGGTGTCATTTCCAAGGGCCGGGTCAAATGCTCGCCAG CTATGAAGCATCCACGGACCAACAGGAAAAACCCAATGCGACGGCTTGCACTAACACGTTTGGAAATAGCAATCCAAGAACACAACCACCGTTGACCAGTACGCAGTATGCGAGTACCGCTCCAGGCCCACCATATCATGTTCACAATATCAACAGCATCAACATGAGTGTGCAGAACACGGCTTACCTGTCTGCTCAGGTTCCCCCGAACACAGTATTCGGCCGTACAGAGTCTCAGGACTTCATGTCTCCACAAGTAGCATTTCGCGACAGGAGTGATATTGATTTTTCTGGAGGCACCGATCACACCAGCTCTGCAACACTAAGCTCAAAGTCGAGAGGCAGTTCGACATCACAATCTCCATATTCACCCGGTCAACCATACGAACACAATGTTCCATACCGAGCGTCACCAAAGCTGGCATACTCTGTTTCAGCGTCTGGTGCCGCTACAGGATTTGCAGGTTTCGCGTCTACCAACGAGGCCTTGATTGTGAATAATTCGAATCCTTTGGGCAACATGGATAACAATGCCTATGATGACAGCTTCATGATGGGCAACGAATGGGACTACACGGGTCTGAACGTTGGAACAGGTCTCACGCCAATGGTGGATACGTCGTGGGATGCGGCGCTGGAGAGTGTAACAATGGGATGGGAATCGGTTGGGCCTTCGCAGGACGAACAGGCGCAGGCATCTGTTGTACGGTGA
- a CDS encoding LIM domain-binding protein 3 — protein sequence MFTSKEREGASSPGPGAYYSPSQMKSYLQDLRTNRPARPTGARPAPAHFNTWSNRASNRMSDSHTVASLQRTFTDPAADVDARPASSHEPKRHSRTPSKLSIDEVVKGPGRPVVQPPRGRNTSSRSSSPSRISSVQYREREQRQVEQDEARAIRVAMEDLELAQEEKLFEAARDEAAELVWKHCNPHAAENNPNAPYSYPGLAKKGSAPRSRSVEPKDQDLQRANSKLRKRHSMSSAASGSRSSSLQSNGQGGSTDTSASNTSSTKGKKDESPALAKAISDLPDFKQRRRSSGARRTTSGSLFQNPNDQIYEEPEEEAPPAPIPRPAATAEPPKSEKLPLGIRRNPFMRFQSIKGNPMMRSNTDPTMASKRLDRYEIQKNPPTQSRNAAYTLNSGEAKPAEPAKADVENVPEVKMKDGKEIRSDELRAATGFRLKDRSPKLPTPTAVSDAPGRPIVSFKKDWNIIELKEEISAVPDLTPRPLNPNKSGPPPLEHAATAPVVPIISLAPDMPTRSTTPRPPATAEAKRSSVLAPEVPNRSTTPRPTTPSSRNAAPTSWIGRQAKPAINIYEDPPTPAPTRPLPLVSSLRKANIPTRPSASPVPTINVSESPSARSRTTQAPPIPSISVAETPSISVNGPTSRRSNTLSTVATPPIPSISVSESSVSRGTRGTAPGIPSISVNETPAPRRGAATPSINVTPDVPTISVNQSPAPTRGRHSNTPSVSVTPAISVKAPSGFGPAASTRPLPIPNAHNKSHSFNGTPTSRGGHWTPTTVRTGALCTQCALPIAGRIVSAGGSRFHPECFACYQCGEHLECVAFYPEPSNKHAERVHRIRARLSGQDIPYLPSHATAEDMARLEHDDGTDESPRFYCHLDFHELFSPRCKSCKTPIEGEVIVACGAEWHAGHFFCAQCGDPFDSTTPFVEKDGYAWCVNCHTHRYSTKCKGCRKPVTDTVVKALGAEWHVGCFVCVVCSGPFQDGRYFLRGESEDPVCVRCEERRLKA from the exons ATGTTCACCTCAAAGGAAAGGGAAGGCGCTTCGTCGCCTGGGCCTGGAGCCTACTATTCCCCCTCCCAGATGA AGAGCTACCTGCAAGACCTCCGCACCAACCGCCCCGCTCGACCTACCGGAGCCCGCCCTGCACCCGCGCATTTCAACACATGGTCAAACAGGGCGAGTAATCGCATGTCGGATTCGCACACGGTAGCCTCGCTGCAGCGCACCTTTACAGACCCTGCCGCCGACGTCGACGCCCGACCAGCCTCCTCGCACGAACCCAAGCGACATAGCCGGACGCCGTCCAAGCTGAGCATAGACGAAGTGGTAAAGGGCCCTGGAAGGCCCGTTGTACAACCTCCGCGCGGGCGCAACACATCGTCGAGGTCCTCGTCACCATCACGCATATCAAGCGTGCAATACCGCGAACGCGAACAGCGCCAGGTGGAGCAGGACGAAGCCCGGGCCATTCGCGTCGCAATGGAGGATTTGGAACTTGCCCAGGAGGAGAAGCTGTTCGAGGCGGCACGGGACGAGGCGGCCGAATTGGTGTGGAAGCATTGCAATCCACATGCTGCCGAAAATAACCCAAATGCACCGTATTCCTATCCGGGTCTGGCAAAAAAGGGCAGCGCGCCCAGAAGTCGGAGCGTCGAACCGAAGGACCAGGATCTTCAGCGAGCCAATTCAAAATTGCGCAAGCGACATTCCATGAGCAGTGCCGCTTCAGGGAGCAGGAGTAGCAGCCTACAGAGCAACGGACAAGGAGGCAGTACAGATACGTCAGCCTCCAACACATCGTCTACCAAGGGCAAAAAGGACGAGTCGCCAGCACTCGCCAAAGCCATCTCCGATCTTCCTGACTTCAAGCAACGACGAAGAAGCAGCGGAGCGCGCCGTACGACGAGCGGAAGCCTTTTCCAGAACCCGAACGATCAGATATACGAAGAGCCCGAGGAGGAAGCACCGCCTGCACCTATACCTAGACCTGCTGCCACCGCCGAACCTCCAAAGTCGGAAAAGCTACCACTGGGCATAAGACGCAATCCTTTTATGCGCTTCCAGTCAATCAAGGGCAATCCCATGATGCGATCCAACACCGACCCCACCATGGCCTCCAAACGACTGGACCGCTATGAGATACAGAAGAATCCTCCCACACAATCACGGAACGCAGCCTACACCCTGAACTCTGGTGAAGCAAAGCCTGCCGAGCCTGCGAAAGCAGATGTTGAGAATGTTCCCGAGGTGAAGATGAAGGACGGCAAAGAGATTAGAAGTGACGAGCTCCGTGCTGCCACTGGGTTCCGTCTCAAGGACCGCAGTCCGAAGCTGCCCACTCCCACTGCAGTCTCCGATGCTCCAGGACGGCCTATTGTCTCTTTTAAGAAGGATTGGAATATCATCGAACTGAAGGAAGAGATATCTGCTGTACCTGACCTAACACCGCGGCCTCTGAATCCTAACAAGTCCGGGCCACCGCCGCTCGAGCACGCTGCCACGGCCCCTGTTGTCCCTATCATCAGTCTAGCCCCGGATATGCCAACACGATCCACAACTCCGAGGCCACCAGCAACCGCAGAGGCCAAGCGGTCTTCTGTTTTAGCACCAGAGGTGCCCAATCGAAGCACCACTCCAAGGCCGACTACACCATCTTCTCGCAATGCTGCTCCAACTTCGTGGATAGGTAGACAAGCAAAACCTGCCATCAACATCTACGAAGATCCTCCAACTCCAGCACCGACGAGACCACTACCACTCGTCAGTTCCCTCAGAAAAGCCAATATACCAACTCGTCCTTCTGCATCGCCAGTACCTACGATCAACGTCTCCGAATCCCCTTCAGCGCGATCTCGAACCACACAGGCGCCACCCATCCCCTCTATCTCAGTCGCCGAGACACCTTCGATCTCAGTCAATGGACCAACTAGCCGAAGATCCAATACTCTTTCAACGGTTGCCACACCACCCATTCCAAGCATATCGGTAAGTGAGTCGTCAGTGAGCCGAGGGACAAGAGGTACTGCTCCCGGCATTCCAAGCATCTCTGTAAACGAAACACCCGCGCCGAGAAGAGGCGCGGCTACGCCGTCCATCAACGTGACGCCTGATGTCCCAACCATATCTGTCAATCAATCACCAGCACCAACGCGCGGGCGGCACAGCAATACCCCTTCGGTATCAGTTACACCAGCGATTAGCGTAAAAGCACCTAGTGGCTTTGGACCAGCCGCATCTACGCGGCCATTGCCAATCCCAAATGCTCACAACAAGTCCCACAGCTTCAACGGCACACCTACCAGTCGCGGTGGCCACTGGACACCAACCACGGTCCGTACAGGTGCTCTATGTACCCAATGTGCTCTGCCTATTGCTGGTCGTATCGTGTCTGCAGGAGGATCACGCTTCCATCCCGAGTGCTTCGCTTGTTATCAATGTGGCGAGCACCTCGAATGCGTAGCCTTCTACCCCGAACCCTCCAACAAGCATGCCGAGCGCGTTCACCGGATACGCGCCCGTCTCTCCGGCCAAGACATACCCTATCTCCCCTCGCATGCTACAGCCGAGGACATGGCGCGTCTCGAGCACGATGACGGCACCGACGAATCCCCACGCTTCTACTGCCATCTCGACTTCCACGAGCTCTTCTCCCCCCGATGCAAGAGCTGCAAGACACCCATCGAAGGCGAGGTCATCGTGGCATGTGGTGCGGAATGGCATGCGGGCCACTTCTTCTGCGCCCAGTGTGGTGACCCATTTGATAGCACGACGCCCTTTGTGGAGAAGGATGGCTATGCCTGGTGTGTGAACTGCCACACCCATCGGTACAGTACCAAATGCAAGGGATGCAGGAAACCAGTAACCGACACTGTTGTCAAAGCACTCGGGGCCGAGTGGCATGTTGGGTGCTTTGTCTGTGTG GTGTGCTCTGGTCCCTTTCAAGATGGCCGCTACTTTTTGCGAGGAGAGAGTGAGGATCCGGTTTGTGTgcggtgtgaggagaggaggtTAAAGGCTTGA
- a CDS encoding arrestin domain conatining protein, with product MSAFVRVSGPPNSNFLVGYPGISATLPRIEGKVEIRPKAGISAPVNVSLVTIALHRRETIHPSADSVTKKHLAAPRKEITDIVGKEMLLYRCSPGREFESILCMDLPFVIFIPYGRGGEEVARRVPPASLQLPSRTAETFYELVVTVQQGPQEQKKHPFAVPIQRYDTLSTFGMYNRPESAERVTDHLVTLGISLPRWSYGPLDPVSVYIKLSPNPDWLNKARKVTIQKITVGIDEEIIFNHEGDEPTRKVKTLAKTTQAVGVKMPEAGYFTNLGLVFPAKDLRDNAGIIPRGQKEFPMYAVNGFTTTGTLYKIEYYLTVKAQMSSARDILLRQPIVVCPFDHAGCKEEMEAIEQAAKDAAHVTPDNPMLPASTIVRSTDPEGLRALGMSIVQGKRKPLIE from the exons ATGTCTGCCTTCGTTCGCGTCTCAGGACCGCCGAATAGCAACTTCCTAGTTGGCTACCCGGGCATTTCAGCCACCCTC CCTCGAATAGAGGGCAAGGTCGAGATCCGTCCCAAAGCTGGCATCTCCGCCCCCGTCAATGTCTCGCTCGTCACCATCGCATTGCACCGCCGCGAGACGATCCATCCCTCGGCCGACTCCGTCACCAAGAAGCACCTGGCTGCCCCGCGCAAGGAAATCACCGACATTGTCGGCAAGGAGATGCTCTTGTACCGATGTTCGCCTGGGCGGGAATTCGAGAGCATACTATGCATGGACCTGCCCTTTGTCATCTTCATACCCTATGGCCGCGGCGGTGAGGAAGTAGCAAGGAGGGTGCCGCCTGCCAGCTTACAGCTACCGAGTCGAACAGCCGAAACTTTCTACGAGCTCGTCGTGACAGTGCAGCAGGGCCCGCAGGAGCAGAAGAAGCACCCCTTCGCCGTACCCATACAACGATACGACACCCTCTCCACCTTTGGCATGTACAACCGGCCTGAGAGCGCTGAGCGTGTGACCGACCATCTTGTTACCCTTGGCATAAGCCTTCCGCGATGGAGCTACGGCCCACTCGACCCAGTTTCCGTCTACATCAAGCTGAGCCCAAACCCAGACTGGCTGAACAAGGCGAGAAAGGTCACCATTCAAAAGATCACCGTGGGCATAGACGAGGAGATCATCTTCAACCACGAGGGAGATGAGCCAACACGCAAGGTCAAAACATTAGCCAAGACGACGCAGGCCGTGGGCGTCAAGATGCCCGAAGCCGGCTACTTCACAAACCTTGGCCTGGTCTTTCCCGCAAAAGATCTACGAGACAATGCAGGTATCATACCGCGAGGGCAGAAAGAGTTTCCCATGTACGCTGTCAATGGCTTCACCACAACCGGCACTCTGTACAAGATTGAGTATTATCTCACCGTCAAG GCGCAAATGTCATCAGCGAGAGATATTCTGCTCCGTCAGCCCATCGTTGTATGTCCGTTTGATCACGCTGGCTGCAAAGAGGAAATGGAGGCTATCGAACAGGCCGCCAAGGATGCCGCACACGTAACACCAGACAACCCCATGCTACCCGCTAGCACTATTGTTCGATCTACTGACCCGGAAGGCCTGCGCGCACTGGGCATGTCGATTGTGCAAGGCAAACGCAAACCGCTAATCGAGTGA
- a CDS encoding PpiB, Peptidyl-prolyl cis-trans isomerase (rotamase), with product MSVTLHTTKGDIKLEIFCEPVPKTAENFLALCASGFYNASRFHRLIPSFMVQTGAPASDPKSKTSTSIYDTPNQLFDDEIRPALRHNARGIVSMANKGANSNGSQFFITFAPAPHLDGKNTVFGKVLEGWEVLDDIEHVPVDKKSRPQERIEIKNVTIHANPLAG from the exons ATGTCCGTCACA CTACACACTACCAAGGGCGATATCAAACTCGAGATCTTCTGCGAACCCGTCCCCAAGACGGCCGAGAACTTCCTCGCCCTCTGCGCCTCTGGCTTTTACAATGCCTCGCGCTTCCACCGCCTGATTCCTTCCTTCATGGTCCAGACTGGCGCCCCCGCTTCGGACCCAAAGTCCAAGACGTCCACATCCATCTACGACACCCCTAACCAGCTGTTTGACGACGAGATCAGGCCTGCGCTAAGACACAATGCGCGCGGAATTGTGAGCATGGCGAACAAGGGGGCAAACTCCAACGGCTCCCAGTTCTTCATCACCTTTGCCCCTGCCCCGCATCTGGATGGGAAAAACACCGTCTTTGGCAAGGTACTGGAGGGATGGGAGGTGCTGGACGACATTGAGCACGTCCCCGTGGACAAGAAGTCGCGTCCCCAAGAGCGCATTGAGATCAAGAACGTGACCATTCATGCAAACCCTCTGGCTGGCTGA
- a CDS encoding C4-type Zn-finger protein, which produces MAQQQSLAKDLFEDMGRKVAEASAQNDDDDTKVVDEIESMCMNCHEDGTTRLLLTRIPFFREIVLMSFSCPHCHFKNSEVQPAGEIQQRGIKFSLKVETADDLSRQIIKSDTAVFRVEDIDLEIPQGRGQLTNVEGILAMVAQDLEQKQDERKEVVPEVYEQLQGVINTIKQMASGQKLPFKVTIDDPAGNSSIEPPSVLGAGKYSRQEYPRTAAQNEALGLGDTSGEAPATEIRPEYHASQMYPEMPSATAPMVNNVDEDDIVENQVYSFPASCPGCAKSCTTNMKMVNIPHFKQVVLMSTVCDHCGYRSNEVKTGGEVPEKGRRITVTVDTKEDLSRDILKAESCSMSCLELNLSVEPGTLGGRFTTIEGLLTQVRDDLKSSIFDTGDGGDSMDSESKQKWKTFFQNLTAAINGEDKFTIVLEDPLASSYVQSFTAPEPDPKIKVEDYERTEAEEEELGLKDMKTEGYEEEHAATNGTTTNVA; this is translated from the exons ATGGCACAGCAACAAAGTCTGGCGAAAGACCTCTTTGAGGATATGGGTCGCAAGGTCGCGGAGGCGAGCGCCCAGAATGACGACGATGACACCAAAGTTGTGGACGAGATTGAGAGCATGTGCATGAACTGTCACGAAGAC GGCACAACCCGGCTCCTCCTCACCAGAATACCATTTTTCCGCGAAATTGTGCTAATGTCCTTTTCATGCCCACATTGCCACTTCAAGAACTCGGAAGTTCAACCCGCAGGCGAGATACAGCAACGAGGCATCAAGTTTTCGCTCAAGGTCGAAACAGCGGACGACCTGAGTCGGCAGATAATCAAGAGTGATACTGCAGTCTTTCGAGTCGAGGACATTGATCTGGAAATACCACAAGGACGGGGGCAGTTGACCAATGTGGAAGGTATTCTCGCAATGGTTGCGCAAGATCTCGAGCAAAAGCAGGATGAGAGGAAGGAGGTTGTACCAGAAGTCTACGAGCAACTACAGGGAGTCATCAACACGATCAAGCAGATGGCAAGCGGCCAGAAGTTGCCGTTCAAGGTTACAATTGATGACCCTGCGGGTAACTCTTCAATCGAGCCTCCGAGCGTACTAGGTGCGGGCAAATACTCGCGACAGGAGTACCCACGAACTGCGGCGCAGAACGAAGCGCTTGGTCTAGGTGATACCAGTGGCGAGGCGCCAGCTACAGAGATTCGTCCAGAGTACCATGCTTCACAGATGTATCCTGAGATGCCTTCGGCCACCGCTCCCATGGTCAACAATGTAGACGAGGATGATATTGTGGAGAACCAAGTTTACTCGTTCCCTGCCAGCTGCCCAGGATGTGCCAAGTCGTGCACGACAAACATGAAGATGGTCAACATCCCTCACTTCAAGCAAGTAGTGTTGATGAGCACGGTGTGCGATCACTGCGGAT ATCGGAGCAATGAAGTCAAGACGGGAGGTGAAGTCCCCGAGAAAGGTCGACGGATCACTGTTACCGTGGATACCAAGGAGGATCTTTCGCGAGATATTCTCAAGGCTGAGTCATGCTCCATGTCTTGTCTTGAGCTAAACCTGAGCGTCGAGCCCGGTACACTGGGTGGTCGTTTCACAACCATCGAAGGTCTTCTTACACAAGTACGCGATGACCTAAAGTCATCCATCTTTGATACTGGCGATGGTGGTGACTCCATGGATTCGGAGTCAAAGCAGAAGTGGAAGACCTTCTTCCAGAACCTCACGGCGGCTATTAATGGCGAGGACAAGTTCACCATTGTCCTGGAAGATCCCCTTGCCAGCAGCTACGTTCAGAGTTTCACGGCACCAGAGCCGGATCCGAAGATCAAGGTTGAGGACTACGAGCGGACCGAggccgaggaggaggaacTGGGGTTGAAGGATATGAAGACGGAGGGTTACGAGGAGGAGCATGCGGCGACAAACGGTACGACTACCAATGTTGCGTAG
- a CDS encoding lariat debranching enzyme has protein sequence MAAPQLVEQLGLRIAVEGCGHGVLHAIYASVAEACKLKGWPDVDLLIIGGDFQAVRNASDLKAVSMPSKYYAMHDFHEYYSGARLAPYLTLFIGGNHEASNYMWELYYGGWAAPKIYYMGAANVVRLGPLRIAGLSGIWKGYNYKKPHYERLPYNSDDVRSIYHVRELDVRKLLQIRTQVDIGLSHDWPRGMEWKGNYRQLFSWKPDFEQEAKDGTLGSVAAKAVLERLRPPYWFSAHMHAKFPAVWEHAEIQNDTPSKTDAGDVAPTVINEGEIDLDVSDGEPPVAPKNDAEIDLDMDEVEVPPVTAENKGPTKSTTVDTPSEVPQDIRKLLPESFSRPILEPIPTLPFPKEITNKTTKFLALDKCLPKRSFLQLLEIESYAPAELQRPLQLHYDKEWLAITRVFADHLQVGDPHAQVPTDKGDAFYQPLVEKEMDWVEQNIVQTNNMAIPENFAQTAPVYDPALGIHVRDPPQEYSNPHTQTFCDLLQIPNVFDASDEERSRMAQNGPRPEQERSNRGGGRGGGGSRGGGRGHGHGHGHGQRGRGRGGRGGRSRGRW, from the exons ATGGCAGCACCGCAGTTGGTCGAGCAATTAGGCCTGCGCATAGCAGTAGAAGGTTGCGGTCATGGAGTTTTACATGCCATCTATGCTTCGGTCGCGGAAGCTTGCAAGCTGAAGGGATGGCCTGACGTGGATCTTTTGATTATTGGTGGTGATTTCCAG GCTGTTCGAAACGCGTCCGACCTCAAGGCAGTATCAATGCCTTCCAAATACTACGCCATGCACGACTTCCACGAGTACTATTCAGGCGCGCGTCTGGCCCCGTATCTTACCTTGTTCATCGGCGGTAATCACGAAGCGAGTAACTACATGTGGGAGCTCTATTACGGTGGATGGGCTGCACCAAAGATATACTATATGGGTGCTGCAAATGTGGTACGGCTAGGTCCTCTTCGAATTGCCGGTCTGTCTGGTATATGGAAAGGCTACAACTACAAGAAGCCGCATTACGAGCGCCTGCCTTACAACAGCGACGATGTGCGAAGTATATACCATGTTCGAGAGCTGGATGTACGCAAGTTGCTCCAAATACGGACACAGGTTGACATTGGGCTGAGCCATGATTGGCCACGCGGTATGGAATGGAAGGGTAATTACCGACAGCTTTTTAGTTGGAAACCAGACTTCGAACAAGAAGCCAAAGATGGTACCTTGGGGAGTGTTGCTGCAAAGGCAGTACTAGAGCGCTTACGACCACCGTATTGGTTCAGTGCCCACATGCATGCCAAATTTCCGGCTGTATGGGAACATGCGGAAATTCAGAACGACACACCATCGAAGACTGATGCTGGAGACGTTGCGCCAACGGTCATCAATGAAGGCGAGATCGATCTAGATGTATCTGATGGTGAGCCTCCAGTGGCGCCTAAAAATGATGCCGAGATCGATCTTGACATGGACGAAGTTGAGGTTCCACCTGTAACTGCTGAGAACAAGGGACCTACCAAGTCTACAACAGTCGATACGCCCTCTGAAGTTCCTCAGGACATTCGAAAGCTCTTACCAGAATCATTTTCTCGCCCGATATTGGAACCGATACCGACTCTACCCTTCCCTAAAGAAATCACGAACAAGACAACCAAGTTCCTTGCACTTGACAAGTGTTTGCCCAAACGAAGCTTCCTGCAGCTGTTGGAGATTGAGTCATATGCACCAGCGGAATTACAACGACCTTTGCAATTGCATTACGATAAAGAATGGCTGGCTATCACACGTGTCTTTGCCGATCATCTACAAGTTGGCGACCCGCATGCGCAAGTACCCACTGACAAGGGCGATGCTTTCTACCAGCCCCTTGTGGAGAAAGAGATGGATTGGGTTGAACAGAACATTGTCCAAACAAACAACATGGCCATACCGGAGAATTTTGCACAGACGGCGCCGGTATACGATCCTGCATTAGGCATCCATGTCCGTGACCCCCCGCAGGAATATAGTAACCCACACACTCAAACTTTCTGCGATTTGCTGCAGATCCCAAACGTATTTGACGCTTCAGACGAAGAGCGGTCACGCATGGCGCAGAATGGCCCGAGGCCGGAACAAGAACGATCGAATCGAGGCGGGGGTAGGGGCGGAGGTGGATCCAGAGGGGGTGGACGTGGTCACGGTCACGGTCACGGTCATGGTCAGAGAGGTCGTGGGCGGGGTGGGAGGGGCGGGCGTAGTCGAGGGCGCTGGTGA